Proteins from a genomic interval of Odontesthes bonariensis isolate fOdoBon6 chromosome 7, fOdoBon6.hap1, whole genome shotgun sequence:
- the lcat gene encoding phosphatidylcholine-sterol acyltransferase has product MRSAGLWCSALLAVFLLALHHSAAFWIVNVVFPPNAKPKLPSNGTSPLIIVPGNLGNRLEAKINKPKLVHWMCYKKSEHWFPLWIDLNMFMPVGVDCWIDNIRLVYNRTTRRSSNSPGVQVRAPGFGETYSVEFLDYNKLAGYFHTMVQHLVNVGYVRNETVRGAPYDWRLAPNENAEYLTNLENLVEEMYDQYQKPVYLIAHSMGCHYVLYFLNHKPQAWKDKYIRGFISLGAPWGGAVKALRVLASGENDGIPMISNIKIREEQRMVTTNPWMLPSQDAWPKDHVFISTPTFNYTLRDYERFFKDISFEDGWYMWEDTKNLTGALHPPGVEVWCMYGVGLPTVVTHIYDEEFPNQDPVDFVYADGDDTVDSFSMGLCKRWAGQQEQPIHVTEYRGLAHLDMVFHEKVLNQIQQILEGKSDMPREIDVRFD; this is encoded by the exons ATGAGGTCGGCGGGACTCTGGTGCTCGGCGCTGCTCGCCGTGTTTCTTCTGGCGCTTCATCACTCCGCTGCTTTCTGGATCGTCAACGTTGTCTTCCCCCCCAACGCCAAACCCAAACTACCGAGCAACGGCACCTCACCGCTCATTATCG TTCCGGGGAACTTGGGAAACCGTCTGGAAGCTAAAATAAACAAGCCGAAACTGGTGCACTGGATGTGCTACAAGAAAAGCGAACACTGGTTCCCTCTGTGGATCGACCTCAACATGTTCATGCCCGTTGGTGTGGACTGCTGGATCGATAACATTAG ACTTGTTTACAACAGGACGACTCGACGGTCGTCCAACTCGCCAGGCGTGCAGGTGCGGGCGCCAGGATTTGGGGAGACTTACTCCGTAGAGTTTCTTGACTATAACAAACTGGCTG GTTATTTCCACACGATGGTGCAACATTTGGTCAACGTCGGCTACGTCCGAAACGAGACGGTCCGGGGAGCGCCGTATGATTGGAGATTAGCTCCCA ATGAGAACGCAGAGTACTTAACAAATCTGGAGAACCTGGTTGAGGAGATGTACGACCAGTATCAGAAGCCCGTTTACCTCATCGCACACAGCATGGGCTGCCACTACGTCCTCTACTTCCTCAACCACAAGCCTCAGGCCTGGAAGGACAAGTACATCAGGGGCTTCATTTCCCTGGGAGCTCCGTGGGGGGGCGCCGTGAAAGCACTCAGAGTCCTTGCTTCAG GGGAAAATGACGGCATCCCGATGATTTCTAACATCAAGATCCGCGAGGAGCAGCGGATGGTAACAACTAATCCCTGGATGCTGCCGTCTCAGGATGCCTGGCCAAAGGACCACGTTTTCATCTCCACGCCGACCTTCAACTACACCCTCCGGGACTACGAGCGCTTCTTTAAGGACATCAGTTTCGAGGATGGCTG GTACATGTGGGAGGACACCAAGAACCTCACCGGTGCTCTACACCCACCTGGCGTGGAGGTGTGGTGCATGTATGGCGTGGGGCTTCCAACTGTCGTAACACACATTTACGACGAGGAGTTTCCCAACCAGGACCCGGTGGACTTTGTTTACGCCGACGGGGACGACACGGTGGACAGCTTTAGCATGGGTCTGTGCAAACGCTGGGCGGGCCAGCAGGAGCAGCCCATCCATGTGACAGAGTATCGAGGGCTGGCCCACCTGGACATGGTGTTCCACGAAAAGGTGCTCAATCAAATCCAGCAAATCCTGGAGGGCAAATCAGACATGCCCAGAGAGATTGACGTGCGGTTCGATTGA